The following proteins are co-located in the Triticum aestivum cultivar Chinese Spring chromosome 1A, IWGSC CS RefSeq v2.1, whole genome shotgun sequence genome:
- the LOC123191070 gene encoding probable E3 ubiquitin-protein ligase XBOS34 — protein MGMQQSKEELLYQQVNYGNIEGIRNLRAQGAGVEWIDKEGKTPLMVASMRPDLLNVAKALLELGANVNAYRPGSHAGTALHHAAKKGLDPTVHLLLSHGANPFITNDDCNTALDLAREKGHVNVVRAIEGRISLFSGWMRENYGPGFLEAFAPQFMTRKIWAVILPREARSPTRPVKLELAIYPELQAAKPRVVVKLWKSQLEEPKYNLADPSMTIFDKVTKSRYKLLPAYEGDKQQLRSFYSACCGMAQVASMVPARPVNAPSPNPIPNPSLAPSAESTPSKEDVELAMAINASIQSAIAEGVPNVQPMTSTNSSLNGWGSPDSPAPSKTSGQAQGDAPSSSKYNGWDVPGTSSNQSSSKPNKSQNNNPSIAITPEALPVPTPTALPVPTPTVLPTLPTPTAPPLAEGTFYDGPIEYPSIDFTPVDVTMPPTEGGGTALNSAKPVENEAGASSSGNTPSGTCVICLDAPVEGACIPCGHMAGCMSCLKDIESKKWGCPICRAKINQIIRLYAV, from the exons ATGGGGATGCAGCAATCCAAGGAGGAGCTGCTGTACCAGCAGGTGAACTACGGCAACATCGAGGGGATTCGGAACCTCCGGGCGCAGGGCGCAGGCGTTGAG tGGATTGACAAGGAAGGGAAGACGCCCCTGATGGTCGCCAGCATGCGCCCTGATCTGTTGAATGTGGCTAAAGCTTTGCTTGAGTTGGGTGCAAATGTGAATGCATATCGGCCTG GATCACACGCTGGGACTGCATTGCACCATGCTGCCAAAAAAGGACTCGATCCGACTGTCCATTTACTTCTCTCACATGGAG CTAACCCATTCATAACAAATGATGACTGCAATACCGCACTTGACCTGGCTAGAGAAAAGGGTCATGTGAACGTTGTAAGGGCCATAGAG GGACGGATTTCTCTTTTTTCTGGATGGATGAGGGAGAATTATGGTCCTGGTTTCTTGGAAGCGTTTGCTCCTCAGTTCATGACTAGGAAGAT TTGGGCAGTGATTTTACCACGTGAAGCACGGAGCCCGACAAGACCTGTCAAGCTTGAGTTAGCTATATATCCTGAATTGCAG GCTGCTAAACCTCGTGTTGTTGTCAAACTTTGGAAATCTCAACTTGAGGAACCAAAGTATAATCTGGCTGATCCTTCCATGACAATTTTTGACAAAGTTACAA AATCTAGATACAAGCTTTTACCGGCTTATGAAGGTGACAAGCAGCAGCTTCGATCATTTTACAGTGCATGTTGTGGCATGGCACAG GTTGCCAGCATGGTTCCTGCACGACCAGTGAATGCCCCCAGTCCAAATCCAATTCCAAATCCGTCTTTGGCGCCTTCAGCGGAATCGACTCCCAGTAAGGAGGATGTTGAGTTAGCGATGGCTATCAATGCCTCCATCCAATCAGCTATAGCAGAGGGAGTGCCCAATGTGCAGCCAATGACATCAACGAACAGCTCTCTCAACGGATGGGGCTCACCAGATTCTCCAGCGCCTTCAAAAACGAGTGGCCAAGCACAGGGTGATGCTCCAAGCAGCAGCAAATACAATGGATGGGATGTACCTGGAACAAGCTCTAACCAAAGTTCATCGAAACCTAACAAAAGTCAAAATAACAACCCTTCGATTGCGATTACACCTGAGGCACTTCCGGTTCCAACACCAACTGCACTTCCGGTTCCAACACCAACTGTACTTCCAACTCTTCCAACACCAACTGCGCCACCACTTGCTGAAGGAACCTTCTACGATGGCCCTATTGAGTATCCGTCCATAGATTTCACACCAGTTGATGTAACCATGCCACCCACGGAAGGTGGTGGTACGGCGCTAAACTCTGCAAAACCTGTAGAAAATGAAGCCGGTGCAAGCAGCAGCGGTAACACCCCCTCTGGTACTTGTGTGATTTGCTTGGATGCTCCTGTGGAAGGAGCCTGCATTCCATGTGGTCACATGGCTGGTTGCATGTCCTGCTTGAAGGATATCGAGTCGAAGAAATGGGGGTGCCCCATTTGTCGTGCCAAGATCAACCAGATTATCCGCCTGTATGCAGTTTGA
- the LOC123191077 gene encoding general transcription and DNA repair factor IIH helicase subunit XPD translates to MKFDLEGLTVHFPYAAIYPEQHAYMGELKRALDARGHALLEMPTGTGKTAALISLITSYSLANPSRPLRLLYCTRTVHEMEKTLAELRLLFSHLPPAASRSLLALGLSSRKNLCVHPQASASAARDSVDTACRRLTASWVRDKAASDPESTPLCEYFESFDRAAAAGDLASFMPPGVYTLADLRSLGRERRICPYFLARQMVKYANVVVYSYQYLLDPKVASIVSREMQKECVVVFDEAHNIDNVCIEALSVSVRKQTLEGAERNLRRISQEIDRFKATDANRLRAEYNRLVDGLAQRGNLPISDAWLANPSLPDDILKEAVPGNIRKAEHFLAVLKRLVRFLDGRLETENVENEMPVSFVASIHSQAGIDQRMLRFCYDRLHSLLLTLEITDTDEFMHIQTICDFATLIGTYSRGFSIIIEPYDDRMPEVRDPVIQLSCHDASLAIQPVFDRFQTVVITSGTLSPIDLYPRLLNFNPVISRSFTMSLTRDCICPMVLTRGSDQLPVSTKFDMRSDPGVVRNYGRLLLEMASSVPDGIVCFFVSYSYMDGIVNSWNEMGILQDIMQHKLVFIETPDVVETTLALDNYRKACDCGRGAIFFSVARGKVAEGIDFDRHYGRLVIMFGVPFQYTLSKILRARLEYLRETFQIKEGDFLTFDALRQAAQCVGRVIRSKADYGMMIFADKRYSRHDKRSKLPGWILSHLHDAHLNLSTDMALHTAREFLRRMAQPYDKAGSGGKKTLLTEEDLQDMARDAMEM, encoded by the exons ATGAAGTTCGATCTTGAAGGCCTGACGGTGCACTTCCCGTACGCGGCGATCTACCCGGAGCAGCACGCGTACATGGGCGAGCTCAAGCGAGCCCTggacgcgcgcggccacgcgctgCTGGAGATGCCGACGGGCACCGGCAAGACGGCGGCGCTCATCTCCCTCATCACCTCCTACTCCCTCGCCAACCCCTCCCGCCCGCTCCGGCTCCTCTACTGCACCCGCACCGTCCACGAGATGGAGAAGACCCTAGCCGAGCTCCGTCTCCTCTTCTCCCACCTCCCGCCCGCCGCCTCGCGCTCCCTCCTCGCGCTCGGTCTCTCCTCCCGCAAGAACCTCTGCGTCCACCCCcaggcctccgcctccgccgcccgcgaTTCCGTCGACACGGCCTGCCGCCGCCTCACCGCGTCCTGGGTCCGCGACAAGGCCGCCTCCGACCCGGAGTCCACCCCTCTCTGCGAATACTTCGAGTCATTCGACCGGGCCGcggccgccggcgacctcgcctctTTCATGCCCCCTGGGGTCTACACTCTCGCCGACCTCCGTTCGCTTGGCCGTGAGCGCCGGATATGCCCCTACTTCCTCGCCAGGCAGATGGTAAAATACGCCAATGTGGTGGTCTACAGCTACCAGTACCTGCTTGACCCCAAGGTGGCCAGCATTGTGTCCCGGGAGATGCAGAAAGAATGCGTGGTTGTGTTTGATGAGGCGCACAACATCGATAACGTCTGCATTGAGGCGCTGAGCGTCAGCGTCCGCAAGCAGACACTGGAAGGTGCCGAGCGAAACCTGCGGCGCATCTCGCAAGAGATCGATAG GTTCAAGGCCACCGATGCCAATAGGCTTCGTGCTGAATACAATAGACTGGTGGATGGATTGGCACAGAGGGGAAACCTGCCAA TATCCGATGCTTGGCTTGCAAATCCATCCTTGCCTGATGACATTTTGAAGGAGGCTGTACCTGGAAATATCAGAAAGGCTGAACATTTTCTTGCTGTCTTGAAGAGACTTGTGAGATTCTTAGATGGACGGCTTGAAACAGAGAATGTTGAGAATGAAATGCCTGTTTCCTTTGTTGCTTCAATCCATTCCCAGGCTGGAATTGACCAGAGAATGCTGAGGTTTTGTTATGACCGCTTACATTCTCTATTGCTTACATTGGAGATAACCGACACGGATGAATTCATGCACATCCAGACCATTTGTGACTTTGCCACATTGATTGGAACTTATTCGCGTGGTTTTTCTATAATAATAGAACCCTATGATGATAGAATGCCTGAAGTCCGTGATCCCGTGATTCAG CTGAGTTGCCATGACGCTTCACTCGCAATACAGCCTGTTTTCGATCGATTCCAAACTGTCGTCATCACTTCGGGAACTCTCAGCCCAATCGATCTGTACCCTCGTCTTTTGAATTTTAATCCTGTTATAAGCAGGAGCTTCACAATGTCTCTAACAAGGGATTGTATATGTCCCATGGTGTTGACACGAGGAAG TGATCAGCTACCTGTGAGTACAAAGTTCGACATGCGCAGTGATCCTGGTGTTGTGAGGAATTATGGCCGCCTCTTGCTAGAAATGGCTtcttctgttcctgatggcattgTCTGTTTCTTTGTCAGTTACAGCTATATGGATGGCATTGTCAACAGCTGGAATGAAATGGGTATTTTACAG GACATCATGCAGCACAAGTTAGTATTCATTGAAACACCAGATGTTGTTGAAACAACATTGGCCCTTGACAATTACAGAAAAGCATGCGATTGTGGAAGAGGAGCTATCTTCTTCTCAGTTGCCAG GGGCAAAGTTGCTGAAGGTATTGATTTTGATCGACACTATGGCAGACTTGTGATCATGTTTGGTGTTCCCTTCCAGTACACACTCAGCAA GATATTGCGTGCTAGGTTGGAGTACCTAAGAGAAACTTTTCAGATAAAGGAGGGTGACTTTCTGACATTTGACGCATTG AGGCAAGCTGCTCAGTGTGTTGGACGTGTGATTCGTTCTAAGGCAGATTATGGAATGATGATATTTGCTGACAAGAG ATACAGTCGGCATGATAAACGGTCCAAACTGCCGGGATGGATACTGTCACACTTGCACGACGCGCACCTGAATCTGAGCACCGATATGGCTCTCCATACAGCCCGTGAG TTCCTCCGGAGGATGGCGCAGCCATACGACAAGGCTGGGAGCGGCGGGAAGAAGACGCTGTTGACGGAGGAGGACCTGCAGGACATGGCTCGGGACGCCATGGAGATGTGA